A DNA window from Streptococcus parapneumoniae contains the following coding sequences:
- a CDS encoding DEAD/DEAH box helicase — protein sequence MAKLIPGKVRIEGVALYETGKVDIIKEKNNRLYARVAEEELRYSLEDGLVFCACDFFQKRGYCVHLAALEHFLKNDDCGQEILQSLEEGHEEKEAVETKVTLGGKFLDRILSPKSDRAYELSAVGQVEAGTNHILWTLRIGQINSQKYYVIRDIPLFLRIVEQRKSYMIGKTYEESLSWEAFDEASQELLTFLRGLMEEGQAPDLFFQNQGRHLFFPLTFFEQGVNLLMTLPHFQFDHQVDSYQTLLFQDMHADANLFAFTVTEYSDYFEMEISESPRVNVFYQGAVLFHKGQVYFLTDQQMRLLKEIKALPVDQYGKKHLQFDSSDRDKLASCLTLFSQMGTVSAPERLQIKTFAPSFYFDREEDNRIRLEIQFDYGDRQVSSRQELEELPFSSDADLEKRIFQVCLVTGFEADFQSWRQTLKAESVYHFFHDIIPVFEKLGNVDLSDKLAELYSLASPQVQIASKGGLLEIQFDFQDIAQEEIDQAMQALVANQDFYIDSSNQVYFFDEETKKIRQNLQELGQFELKDGSLQARKSLAYSLAHLFEGRDRVSFSQEFQNLAHDLTHPENFPRQATQVQADLRDYQEKGIGWLQMLHHYGFGGILADDMGLGKTLQTIAFLTSQVTKESRVLILAPSGLIYNWADEFQKFAPQLDVAVVHGLKTSREEILAESHQIYVTSYATFRQDSELYQGMAFDFLFLDEAQVMKNAQTKIAQTLRQFVVPSVFALSGTPIENHLGELWSIFQIVMPGLLPSKKEFMKLSAERVAQFIKPFVMRRKKEEVLTELPDLIEVVYKNELEDQQKAIYLAQLQQMRDRLAQVSDQEFQRSRVEILSGLMRLRQICDTPALFMEDYQGASGKLDSLRDLLLQVADGGHRVLIFSQFKGMLEKIEQELPDLGMTSFKITGSTPAKERQDMTKAFNQGERDAFLISLKAGGVGLNLTGADTVILVDLWWNPAVEAQAIGRAHRMGQEETVEVYRLVTKGTIEEKIQELQEQKKHLVSQVLDGTESRGSLTLAEIREILGISEAST from the coding sequence ATGGCTAAATTGATTCCGGGGAAAGTCCGTATCGAAGGCGTTGCCCTTTATGAAACTGGTAAGGTTGACATCATCAAGGAAAAGAACAATCGGCTCTATGCTCGCGTTGCAGAAGAAGAACTGCGCTATAGTTTAGAGGATGGTTTGGTTTTTTGTGCCTGCGATTTTTTCCAAAAGAGGGGCTACTGTGTCCACTTGGCAGCGCTGGAGCATTTTCTGAAAAATGATGATTGTGGTCAGGAAATCTTGCAGAGTCTGGAAGAAGGTCATGAAGAAAAAGAGGCCGTTGAAACCAAGGTGACCTTGGGTGGCAAATTTTTGGATCGAATCTTGTCTCCAAAATCAGACCGAGCCTATGAATTATCGGCTGTGGGGCAGGTGGAAGCAGGAACCAATCATATCTTGTGGACTCTGAGAATCGGCCAAATCAATAGCCAAAAATACTATGTCATTCGAGATATTCCACTCTTTTTAAGGATTGTCGAGCAGAGAAAGTCTTATATGATTGGCAAAACTTATGAGGAATCCTTGTCTTGGGAAGCCTTTGATGAGGCTAGTCAAGAACTTCTGACTTTCTTGCGCGGACTAATGGAGGAAGGACAGGCTCCAGACCTCTTTTTCCAAAACCAAGGTCGGCACCTCTTTTTCCCCCTGACCTTTTTTGAGCAGGGTGTGAATTTACTGATGACCTTGCCGCATTTTCAATTTGACCATCAAGTGGATAGCTATCAGACTCTGCTTTTTCAGGATATGCATGCTGATGCCAATCTATTTGCCTTTACAGTAACAGAATACTCGGATTATTTTGAAATGGAAATCAGTGAGAGTCCAAGGGTCAATGTCTTTTATCAGGGAGCTGTGCTGTTCCATAAAGGACAGGTTTATTTTCTAACAGACCAGCAGATGCGTCTTCTCAAGGAAATTAAAGCGCTACCTGTGGATCAATATGGGAAAAAACACCTGCAATTTGATAGCAGTGACCGCGATAAGTTGGCCTCCTGTCTGACTCTTTTTAGCCAGATGGGGACCGTTTCAGCTCCAGAACGGTTACAAATCAAAACGTTTGCGCCATCGTTTTACTTTGACAGGGAAGAAGATAATCGGATTCGTTTAGAAATTCAGTTTGATTATGGAGACAGACAGGTATCTAGCCGACAAGAGCTAGAAGAATTACCATTTTCGAGTGATGCTGACTTAGAAAAAAGAATTTTCCAAGTCTGTTTGGTTACAGGTTTTGAAGCCGATTTTCAATCTTGGCGTCAGACCTTAAAAGCAGAGTCTGTCTATCATTTTTTCCATGATATCATTCCAGTCTTTGAAAAACTTGGTAATGTTGACCTATCAGATAAGCTAGCAGAGCTTTATAGCTTAGCGAGTCCTCAAGTGCAGATTGCCTCCAAGGGAGGTCTCTTGGAAATCCAGTTTGATTTTCAAGATATTGCCCAAGAGGAAATTGACCAAGCCATGCAGGCCTTGGTTGCCAATCAGGATTTTTACATTGATTCGTCTAACCAAGTCTACTTTTTTGATGAAGAAACCAAGAAAATTCGTCAAAATCTACAGGAGCTGGGGCAGTTTGAACTAAAAGATGGCTCCTTACAGGCTCGGAAATCCTTGGCCTACAGTTTAGCCCATCTCTTTGAAGGGCGAGATCGTGTTTCTTTTTCACAAGAATTCCAGAATCTGGCTCATGATTTGACGCATCCAGAGAACTTCCCTCGACAAGCAACTCAGGTTCAGGCTGATTTGCGAGATTATCAGGAAAAGGGAATCGGCTGGTTGCAGATGCTCCATCATTATGGTTTTGGTGGGATTTTGGCTGATGATATGGGCTTGGGGAAAACCCTTCAGACCATTGCTTTTTTGACCAGTCAAGTGACAAAAGAAAGTCGGGTTTTGATTCTCGCTCCATCTGGTTTGATTTACAACTGGGCAGATGAATTTCAGAAATTTGCCCCACAGTTGGATGTGGCTGTTGTTCATGGTTTGAAAACTAGTCGTGAAGAGATTCTTGCTGAGAGCCATCAAATCTATGTGACGAGCTATGCTACCTTCCGTCAGGACAGTGAGCTTTATCAGGGGATGGCCTTTGACTTCCTTTTCTTAGATGAGGCTCAGGTCATGAAAAATGCCCAGACTAAGATTGCCCAGACCTTGAGACAATTTGTGGTGCCGTCAGTCTTTGCCTTGTCAGGAACTCCGATTGAAAACCATCTGGGTGAGTTGTGGTCTATTTTCCAAATCGTCATGCCAGGACTTTTGCCAAGCAAGAAAGAATTTATGAAATTGTCAGCTGAACGCGTAGCTCAGTTTATCAAGCCTTTCGTGATGAGGCGCAAGAAAGAAGAAGTTCTGACTGAATTGCCAGACTTGATTGAAGTAGTTTATAAGAATGAACTGGAAGACCAGCAAAAGGCTATCTACCTAGCCCAGTTGCAACAGATGCGAGACCGTTTAGCTCAGGTGTCAGATCAGGAATTTCAGCGTAGTCGAGTGGAAATCTTGTCAGGTCTGATGCGCTTGCGCCAAATCTGTGATACCCCTGCACTCTTTATGGAGGATTATCAGGGCGCCAGTGGTAAACTGGATAGTCTCCGAGACCTGCTGCTACAGGTGGCAGACGGTGGACACCGTGTCTTGATTTTCTCGCAGTTCAAGGGAATGTTGGAGAAAATTGAACAAGAACTGCCAGACTTGGGCATGACATCCTTTAAAATTACGGGTTCAACCCCAGCCAAGGAAAGACAAGACATGACCAAGGCCTTTAACCAAGGGGAAAGAGATGCCTTTCTGATTTCCCTTAAGGCTGGTGGTGTCGGTCTCAACCTGACAGGTGCTGATACAGTGATCTTGGTTGACCTTTGGTGGAATCCTGCGGTGGAAGCGCAAGCTATTGGCCGTGCCCATCGGATGGGTCAGGAAGAAACGGTTGAGGTTTATCGCTTAGTGACCAAGGGAACTATTGAAGAAAAAATTCAGGAACTCCAAGAACAAAAGAAACATCTGGTGTCACAAGTATTGGATGGCACAGAGTCACGTGGCAGTCTGACCCTAGCAGAAATTAGAGAAATTTTGGGAATTTCTGAAGCCAGCACTTGA
- a CDS encoding cystathionine gamma-synthase yields MKQERFPLVSDDEVMLTEMPVMNLYDESDLISNIKGEYRDKNYLGWAPITEEAPVKPIEKQVEKPKKAPLGVKKEGKSYAEVAREEARADLKKKRSANYLTQDFSRARRHSKSGLLRQGNQPTAPFQKENPGELVKYSQKLTQSHYILAKEVHSIPTKNEEVSAPAPKKNNYDFLKKSQIYNKKSKQTEQERRVAQELNLTRITE; encoded by the coding sequence ATGAAACAAGAACGATTTCCATTGGTGTCAGATGACGAGGTCATGCTGACTGAAATGCCAGTCATGAACTTGTACGATGAGTCTGATCTGATCAGTAATATCAAGGGTGAGTATCGAGATAAAAATTATTTAGGATGGGCTCCTATTACTGAAGAGGCGCCAGTAAAACCGATTGAAAAGCAAGTCGAGAAACCTAAAAAAGCTCCTTTAGGGGTAAAAAAAGAAGGAAAGAGCTATGCGGAGGTGGCGCGTGAAGAAGCGCGTGCAGACTTGAAAAAGAAACGCTCTGCTAACTATCTAACTCAGGATTTCAGCCGTGCGAGACGTCATTCTAAATCAGGCCTTCTTAGACAGGGCAATCAACCGACAGCGCCTTTCCAAAAGGAAAATCCTGGTGAATTGGTGAAATATAGCCAAAAATTGACCCAGTCTCATTATATCTTGGCGAAAGAAGTTCATTCTATCCCTACCAAGAATGAAGAAGTGTCAGCACCTGCTCCAAAGAAAAACAACTATGATTTTCTAAAGAAAAGCCAAATCTACAATAAAAAAAGTAAACAAACAGAACAAGAACGTCGGGTTGCCCAAGAGTTGAATCTGACAAGAATTACAGAATAG
- the murC gene encoding UDP-N-acetylmuramate--L-alanine ligase, with product MPKTYHFIGIKGSGMSALALMLHQMGHKVQGSDVEKYYFTQRGLEQAGITILPFDEKNLDGDMEIIAGNAFRPDNNVEIAYADQNGISYKRYHEFLGSFMRDFVSMGVAGAHGKTSTTGMLSHVLSHITDTSFLIGDGTGRGSANAKYFVFESDEYERHFMPYHPEYSIITNIDFDHPDYFTSLEDVFNAFNDYAKQITKGLFVYGEDAELRKITSDAPIYYYGFEAEGNDFVASELLRSTTGSTFTVHFRGQDLGQFHIPTFGRHNIMNATAVIGLLYTAGFDLNLVREHLKTFAGVKRRFTEKIVNDTVIIDDFAHHPTEIIATLDAARQKYPSKEIVAVFQPHTFTRTIALLDEFAHALNQADAVYLAQIYGSAREVDHGDVKVEDLAKKINKKHQVITVENVSPLLDHDNAVYVFMGAGDIQTYEYSFERLLSNLTSNVQ from the coding sequence ATGCCAAAGACATATCATTTTATCGGAATTAAGGGATCAGGGATGAGTGCCTTGGCCTTGATGTTGCACCAAATGGGGCATAAGGTACAGGGATCAGATGTTGAAAAATACTACTTTACTCAACGTGGTCTTGAGCAGGCAGGGATTACTATTCTTCCTTTTGATGAAAAGAACCTAGACGGTGATATGGAAATTATTGCTGGAAATGCCTTTCGTCCAGATAACAACGTCGAAATTGCCTATGCAGACCAAAATGGTATCAGCTACAAACGTTACCATGAATTTCTAGGTAGCTTTATGCGTGACTTTGTTAGCATGGGAGTAGCTGGAGCGCATGGAAAAACTTCAACGACAGGTATGTTGTCTCATGTCTTGTCTCACATCACAGACACTAGCTTCTTGATTGGGGATGGGACAGGTCGTGGTTCGGCCAATGCCAAATATTTTGTCTTTGAATCTGACGAATATGAGCGCCACTTTATGCCTTACCACCCAGAATACTCTATTATAACCAACATTGACTTTGACCATCCAGACTATTTCACAAGTCTCGAGGATGTTTTCAATGCCTTTAATGACTATGCCAAACAAATTACCAAGGGTCTTTTTGTCTATGGTGAAGATGCAGAATTGCGTAAAATTACGTCTGATGCACCAATTTATTATTATGGTTTTGAAGCAGAAGGTAATGACTTTGTAGCTAGTGAACTTCTTCGTTCAACAACTGGTTCAACCTTCACAGTTCATTTCCGTGGACAAGACTTGGGGCAATTCCACATTCCAACCTTTGGTCGTCACAATATCATGAATGCGACAGCCGTTATTGGTCTTCTTTACACAGCAGGATTTGATTTGAACTTGGTGCGTGAGCACTTGAAAACATTTGCCGGTGTTAAGCGTCGTTTCACTGAGAAAATTGTCAATGATACAGTTATTATCGATGACTTTGCCCACCATCCAACAGAAATTATTGCGACCTTGGATGCGGCTCGTCAGAAATACCCAAGCAAGGAAATTGTAGCAGTCTTCCAACCGCATACCTTTACAAGAACCATTGCCTTGTTGGACGAATTTGCTCACGCTTTGAACCAAGCAGATGCTGTTTACCTAGCGCAGATTTATGGATCAGCTCGTGAAGTAGATCATGGTGATGTTAAGGTGGAAGACCTAGCCAAAAAAATCAACAAGAAACACCAAGTGATCACTGTTGAAAATGTTTCTCCACTCCTAGACCATGACAATGCTGTTTATGTCTTTATGGGAGCAGGAGACATCCAAACCTATGAGTATTCATTCGAGCGTCTCTTGTCTAATTTGACAAGCAATGTTCAATAG
- a CDS encoding GNAT family N-acetyltransferase, which produces MEIPIKIIQASKSDLAEIEAIQTSSFPAEKQQPSHILEESIRKCADTFLLARDENQLLGYILSSPQSDNPQCLEIHSLVIDTDHQRQGLGTLLLAALKEVAVELDYKGIRLKSPDELLSYFEMNGFIDEETSLYETSQGYSMIWFNPFYLEAK; this is translated from the coding sequence ATGGAGATTCCAATTAAGATCATTCAGGCAAGTAAGTCTGATTTGGCTGAGATAGAGGCGATTCAAACTTCGTCTTTTCCAGCTGAAAAGCAGCAACCTTCCCATATCTTAGAAGAAAGTATCCGTAAGTGTGCGGATACCTTTCTTCTAGCTAGGGATGAAAATCAACTTTTAGGCTATATTCTATCAAGTCCCCAGTCAGACAATCCGCAATGTCTAGAAATACATTCTTTAGTCATTGATACTGACCATCAGAGACAGGGCTTGGGAACACTTCTTCTTGCAGCCTTGAAAGAGGTGGCAGTTGAGCTGGATTACAAAGGGATTCGTTTGAAGAGTCCTGATGAGCTGCTTTCCTATTTTGAAATGAATGGTTTTATTGATGAAGAAACTTCTCTTTATGAAACTAGCCAGGGTTATAGTATGATTTGGTTTAATCCCTTTTATCTGGAGGCAAAATGA
- a CDS encoding GNAT family N-acetyltransferase produces MKIRQAKLEDLDRIVEIELENFSVEEAIPRSVFEAHLREIQTSFLVAEKEGRIMGYIEGPVGPHRHLQDQSFTEEIKDYSHEPGGYISVTCLSIAKEAQGIGLGQQLLTALKEVALEDERDGINLTCHDYLIAYYEKHGFVNEGLSQSTFAGETWYDMVWEANTLRKSNSNHVSVALP; encoded by the coding sequence ATGAAAATCAGACAAGCAAAATTAGAAGATTTGGATCGTATCGTCGAGATTGAACTAGAGAATTTCTCGGTTGAAGAAGCCATTCCTCGATCTGTCTTTGAGGCACATTTGCGAGAAATTCAGACCTCTTTTCTGGTTGCGGAAAAAGAAGGAAGAATCATGGGTTATATTGAAGGGCCAGTTGGACCACACCGCCATCTGCAAGACCAGTCCTTTACAGAAGAAATAAAAGACTATAGTCATGAGCCTGGTGGTTATATCTCTGTGACCTGTCTTTCTATTGCCAAGGAGGCCCAGGGGATAGGACTGGGTCAGCAATTGCTGACAGCCTTGAAAGAAGTTGCTCTTGAAGATGAGAGGGATGGCATTAACCTAACCTGTCATGACTATCTCATCGCCTACTATGAAAAGCATGGATTTGTCAATGAAGGCTTGTCTCAGTCAACCTTTGCAGGGGAAACATGGTATGATATGGTCTGGGAAGCTAATACTCTTCGAAAATCAAATTCAAACCACGTCAGCGTCGCCTTACCGTAG
- the mltG gene encoding endolytic transglycosylase MltG: MSEKSREEEKLSFKEQILRDLEKVKGYDEVLKEDEAVVRTPANEPSAEELMADSLSTVEEIMRKAPAAPTHPSQDVPASPADEIQRETPGVPSHPSQDVPSSPAEESGSRPGSGPVRPKKLEREYNETPTRVAVSYKTAEKKAEQAGPETPMPATETVDIISDTPRRSRREGAKPVKPKKEKKSHVKAFVISFLVFLALLSAGGYFGYQYVLDSLLPIDANSKKYVTVGIPEGSNVQEIGTTLEKAGLVKHGLIFSFYAKYKNYTDLKAGYYNLQKSMSTEDLLKELQKGGTDEPQEPVLATLTIPEGYTLDQIAQAVGQLQGDFKEPLTADAFLAKVQDETFISQEVAKYPSILESLPTKESGVRYRLEGYLFPATYSIKESTTVESLIDEMLAAMDKNLSPYYSTIKSKNLTVNELLTIASLVEKEGAKTEDRKLIAGVFYNRLNRDMPLQSNIAILYAQGKLGQNISLAEDVAIDTNIDSPYNVYKNVGLMPGPVDSPSLDAIESSINQTKSDNLYFVADVTDGKVYYANNQEDHDRNVAEHVNSKLNQTN; this comes from the coding sequence TTGAGTGAAAAGTCAAGAGAAGAAGAGAAATTAAGCTTTAAAGAGCAGATTCTGAGAGATTTAGAAAAAGTAAAAGGCTATGATGAAGTTCTGAAAGAAGATGAGGCAGTAGTTCGCACTCCTGCAAATGAACCTTCAGCTGAAGAACTCATGGCTGATTCCTTGTCAACGGTAGAGGAGATTATGAGAAAAGCTCCTGCTGCGCCTACTCACCCAAGTCAAGATGTACCAGCTTCTCCAGCAGATGAGATTCAAAGAGAAACTCCTGGTGTTCCAAGTCATCCAAGTCAAGATGTACCTTCTTCTCCAGCGGAAGAAAGTGGATCAAGACCAGGTTCAGGTCCTGTTAGACCTAAGAAACTTGAAAGAGAATACAATGAAACCCCAACAAGGGTAGCTGTTTCCTATAAGACGGCAGAGAAAAAAGCAGAACAAGCAGGTCCAGAAACACCTATGCCTGCTACAGAAACAGTGGATATCATCAGCGATACACCACGTCGTAGCCGTAGAGAAGGAGCAAAACCCGTTAAGCCTAAGAAAGAGAAGAAGTCACATGTGAAAGCCTTTGTGATTTCATTCCTTGTATTCCTTGCCTTGCTCTCAGCAGGTGGTTACTTTGGTTACCAGTACGTGCTAGATTCTTTGTTACCTATTGATGCTAATTCTAAGAAATATGTGACGGTTGGAATTCCAGAAGGTTCAAACGTTCAAGAAATCGGTACGACGCTTGAAAAAGCTGGTTTGGTAAAGCATGGTCTGATTTTTAGCTTTTATGCCAAGTATAAAAATTATACCGATTTGAAAGCAGGTTACTACAATTTGCAAAAGAGTATGAGTACAGAAGACTTACTCAAAGAGTTGCAAAAAGGTGGAACAGATGAACCACAAGAACCTGTCCTTGCGACTTTGACAATTCCAGAAGGTTATACTTTGGATCAGATTGCTCAAGCTGTGGGTCAATTGCAAGGTGACTTCAAAGAGCCTTTGACAGCGGATGCTTTCCTAGCAAAAGTTCAAGATGAGACGTTTATCAGTCAAGAAGTTGCCAAATATCCGAGTATACTTGAAAGCTTGCCTACAAAGGAAAGTGGCGTTCGTTATCGTTTGGAAGGATATCTTTTCCCAGCTACTTACTCTATCAAGGAAAGCACAACTGTTGAGAGCTTGATTGATGAGATGTTAGCTGCTATGGATAAGAACCTATCTCCTTACTATAGTACTATCAAATCTAAAAACTTGACTGTCAATGAGTTGTTGACCATTGCTTCCTTGGTCGAAAAAGAAGGTGCCAAGACAGAAGATCGTAAGCTCATTGCCGGTGTATTCTACAATCGTTTGAATCGTGATATGCCACTTCAAAGTAACATTGCAATTTTGTATGCCCAAGGAAAACTGGGGCAAAATATCAGCCTAGCTGAGGATGTTGCGATTGATACCAACATTGATTCACCTTATAATGTTTATAAAAATGTAGGTCTCATGCCTGGTCCAGTCGATAGTCCAAGTCTGGATGCGATTGAGTCAAGCATCAATCAAACTAAGAGCGATAACCTCTACTTTGTAGCAGATGTCACAGATGGCAAGGTCTACTATGCTAACAATCAAGAAGACCACGACCGCAATGTCGCTGAACATGTCAACAGCAAATTAAACCAAACAAACTAA
- the greA gene encoding transcription elongation factor GreA, translating to MAEKTYPMTLEEKEKLEKELEELKLVRRPEVVERIKIARSYGDLSENSEYEAAKDEQAFVEGQISSLETKIRYAEIVNSDAVAQDEVAIGKTVTIQEIGEDEEEVYIIVGSAGADAFAGKVSNESPIGQALIGKKTGDTATIETPVGSYDVKILKVEKTA from the coding sequence ATGGCAGAAAAAACATATCCTATGACCCTTGAGGAAAAGGAAAAACTTGAAAAAGAATTAGAAGAATTGAAATTAGTTCGTCGACCAGAAGTGGTAGAACGCATTAAGATTGCCCGTTCATACGGTGACCTTTCAGAAAACAGTGAGTACGAAGCAGCGAAGGATGAACAAGCCTTTGTTGAAGGACAAATCTCTAGCTTGGAAACAAAAATCCGCTATGCTGAAATCGTCAATAGCGACGCAGTTGCCCAGGACGAAGTAGCGATTGGTAAAACAGTCACCATCCAAGAAATTGGTGAGGACGAAGAAGAAGTTTATATTATCGTAGGTTCAGCTGGTGCGGATGCCTTTGCAGGTAAAGTTTCAAATGAAAGCCCAATTGGACAAGCCTTGATTGGCAAGAAAACAGGTGACACAGCAACGATTGAAACACCTGTTGGTAGCTATGATGTAAAAATCTTGAAGGTTGAAAAAACAGCCTAA
- a CDS encoding amino acid permease, translating into MSSKKKKNKMERGLTNRHVQVMAIAGTIGTGLFLGAGRSISLTGPSIVLIYMITGAFMFLMMRAVGEMLYQDPEQHTFINFITRHLGKGWGYFSVWSYWLSVVFIGMAEITAIAHYVQFWFPTWPSWMIEIGFLTILALVNLIAVKLFGEVEFWFAMVKIVAILAMIATGVFMVLTGFKTPHGVASLANIADNFSLFPNGGVNFVMAFQMVFFAYLMIEFIGVTTSETKNPRQVLPKAVKEIPLRIAFFYGGALLAIMAIIPWRELASADSPFVTVFELAGIKWAAALINFVVLTSAASALNSTLYSTGRHLYQIAHDSPNPFLKAIKADTLSRHNVPQNAIIASAILIALAAFINVLPGVSDAFALITASSSGVYIAIYILIMVAHLKYRKSPDFMADGYLMPHYRFLNPLTMLFFAFVFVTLFLQESTFVGAIGSAIWIIGFGIYSQWKFRK; encoded by the coding sequence ATGAGTTCAAAGAAGAAAAAAAATAAGATGGAGCGTGGTCTAACCAATCGTCACGTGCAGGTTATGGCCATTGCGGGAACAATCGGAACAGGACTCTTTCTGGGAGCAGGTCGCTCTATCAGCCTAACAGGTCCTTCCATTGTACTGATTTATATGATTACTGGGGCCTTCATGTTCCTCATGATGCGTGCGGTTGGGGAAATGCTCTACCAAGATCCTGAGCAACATACCTTTATCAACTTTATCACGCGTCATTTGGGTAAGGGCTGGGGCTATTTCTCGGTTTGGTCTTATTGGCTATCTGTTGTCTTTATCGGTATGGCGGAAATCACTGCTATCGCACATTATGTGCAATTTTGGTTTCCAACTTGGCCGAGTTGGATGATTGAGATTGGATTTTTGACTATTCTAGCCTTGGTCAATCTGATTGCGGTGAAGCTCTTTGGAGAAGTTGAGTTTTGGTTTGCGATGGTCAAGATTGTGGCTATTTTAGCCATGATTGCAACAGGGGTCTTTATGGTCTTGACAGGCTTTAAGACACCTCATGGAGTAGCAAGTTTGGCTAATATTGCCGACAATTTCTCCCTCTTCCCAAATGGTGGAGTGAACTTTGTCATGGCCTTCCAGATGGTTTTCTTTGCCTACCTCATGATTGAGTTTATTGGGGTAACGACTTCAGAAACAAAAAATCCACGCCAGGTCTTGCCAAAAGCCGTTAAGGAAATTCCTTTGCGTATCGCCTTTTTCTACGGTGGTGCCCTCTTAGCCATCATGGCTATCATTCCGTGGCGTGAACTTGCATCGGCTGATTCTCCCTTTGTTACAGTATTTGAGTTAGCAGGTATCAAGTGGGCGGCAGCCTTGATTAACTTCGTCGTTTTGACGTCAGCAGCATCTGCTCTTAACTCAACCCTTTATTCAACAGGACGTCATTTGTATCAGATTGCCCATGATTCACCAAATCCATTCTTAAAGGCTATTAAGGCAGATACTCTTTCCCGTCACAACGTACCACAAAATGCCATCATCGCCTCAGCAATTTTGATTGCCCTAGCAGCCTTTATCAACGTATTGCCAGGTGTTTCTGATGCCTTTGCCTTGATTACGGCATCGTCGTCTGGTGTCTATATTGCCATTTATATCTTAATCATGGTGGCTCACCTTAAATACCGCAAGTCACCAGACTTTATGGCGGATGGCTATCTCATGCCCCATTATCGTTTCCTAAATCCTTTAACCATGCTCTTCTTTGCCTTTGTCTTTGTAACCCTCTTTTTACAAGAGTCTACATTTGTAGGAGCAATCGGCTCAGCTATCTGGATTATCGGTTTCGGTATTTATAGCCAGTGGAAATTTAGAAAATAG
- a CDS encoding GNAT family N-acetyltransferase has product MYFRLENKESQKAQEIGNLIRVYNRSKREDAESEPLNLYVEDEKGNLLAGLIAETFGNWLEIEYLFVKEELRGQGIGSKLLQQAETEAKNRDCRFAFVNTYQFQAPDFYKRHGYKEVFTLQDYPYIGQRYYYQKDL; this is encoded by the coding sequence ATGTACTTTAGATTGGAAAACAAGGAGTCTCAGAAAGCACAAGAAATTGGGAATTTGATTCGTGTTTATAACCGTTCAAAACGAGAAGATGCCGAAAGTGAGCCACTTAATCTTTATGTCGAAGATGAAAAGGGCAATCTCCTGGCAGGTTTGATAGCAGAGACTTTTGGAAATTGGCTAGAAATCGAGTATTTATTTGTAAAAGAGGAATTGAGAGGACAAGGAATCGGTTCAAAACTATTGCAGCAAGCAGAAACTGAAGCTAAGAATCGAGACTGTCGTTTTGCTTTTGTCAATACTTACCAGTTTCAAGCTCCAGATTTTTATAAAAGGCATGGCTACAAGGAAGTCTTTACCTTACAAGACTATCCCTACATTGGGCAAAGATATTATTACCAAAAGGATTTGTAA